A single region of the Pseudomonas granadensis genome encodes:
- a CDS encoding type I restriction endonuclease, protein MEFFEKLASLAAKVRLQSAAIQTEEATKNAFVMPFISTVLGYDVFDPTEVTPEFVCDIGTKKGEKIDYAIMKEGEVQILIECKKIGESLHINHASQLFRYFHVTSARISILTNGQVYKFFTDLDAPNKMDEKPFLELDLLDIDEYSVPELVKLTKSAFDVDSIINAAGELKYVSQIKKVLAAQVSKPDDDFVKVFASRVYDGVITQKVRDQFHELTRKAVVQFLNDQINDRLKSAMSGAIQPALASLPSVPVGTDPVDPRDESDDKVLTTLEELEGYHIVRALVRSVVDAKRIVQRDTQSYFGILLDDNNRKPICRLHFNRSQKYLGIFDEEKNETRHAINSVDDIYEFSDHLKKTVGYYD, encoded by the coding sequence ATGGAATTCTTCGAAAAGTTAGCCAGCCTAGCCGCCAAAGTCCGCTTGCAGAGCGCAGCTATCCAGACGGAAGAGGCGACGAAAAATGCGTTCGTCATGCCCTTTATCAGTACGGTTCTGGGTTACGACGTTTTTGATCCGACCGAAGTGACGCCCGAATTCGTCTGCGATATCGGCACCAAGAAGGGCGAAAAGATCGACTACGCGATCATGAAAGAGGGTGAGGTGCAGATTCTGATTGAGTGCAAAAAAATCGGTGAGTCGTTGCATATCAATCATGCCTCACAGTTGTTCCGCTATTTCCATGTCACCAGTGCTCGAATCTCCATCCTCACCAACGGCCAGGTCTATAAATTCTTCACCGATCTGGATGCGCCGAACAAAATGGATGAGAAACCGTTCCTTGAATTGGATCTGTTGGACATTGATGAATATTCAGTCCCCGAGTTGGTGAAACTGACCAAGTCGGCCTTTGACGTTGATTCCATCATCAATGCAGCGGGTGAGTTGAAATATGTCAGCCAAATCAAAAAGGTTCTCGCCGCGCAGGTCAGCAAGCCAGATGATGACTTTGTAAAGGTATTCGCTTCCCGGGTTTATGACGGCGTGATCACGCAGAAAGTGCGAGATCAGTTTCACGAATTGACCAGAAAAGCTGTCGTGCAATTCTTGAATGACCAGATCAATGATCGGCTCAAATCGGCCATGAGCGGCGCTATTCAGCCCGCGCTGGCGTCCTTGCCTTCGGTTCCTGTCGGAACTGATCCGGTAGATCCGCGCGATGAGTCGGATGACAAAGTTCTGACAACCTTGGAAGAATTGGAGGGTTACCACATCGTTCGAGCGCTGGTCCGATCAGTCGTTGATGCCAAGCGCATTGTTCAGCGCGATACGCAGAGCTATTTCGGTATTTTGCTGGATGACAACAATCGCAAACCGATCTGCCGTTTGCATTTCAATCGGTCCCAAAAGTATCTCGGCATATTCGATGAAGAAAAAAACGAAACGCGTCATGCGATCAATTCGGTGGATGACATCTATGAGTTCTCTGATCACCTGAAAAAAACTGTCGGCTATTACGATTGA
- the tam gene encoding trans-aconitate 2-methyltransferase has protein sequence MSWSAKQYVAFEDERTRPARDLLAAIPTADARTVVDIGCGPGNSTELLVQRFPAAKVSGLDSSADMIDAARQRLPQLQFEVAEIDQWAEAGPFDVIFANAVLQWVPDHATLLPALASKLSAGGSMAIQMPDNLNEPSHRLMREVATNGPWASRLTGAAEQRTDMASASQYFSMLRPYCARVDVWRTTYHHQLSGGAAGVVEWFKGSGLIPFLSPLTEEERAQYLQQYLAAVEEAYPALADGSVLLPFPRLFIVATR, from the coding sequence ATGAGCTGGTCTGCCAAGCAATACGTCGCTTTCGAAGATGAACGCACCCGCCCGGCCCGTGATCTGCTGGCGGCGATTCCCACGGCTGATGCGCGAACCGTGGTCGATATCGGTTGCGGTCCCGGTAACTCCACGGAGTTGCTGGTGCAGCGGTTTCCTGCAGCCAAGGTCAGTGGGCTCGATAGCTCGGCGGACATGATCGATGCGGCACGCCAGCGCTTGCCGCAGTTGCAGTTCGAGGTGGCCGAGATTGATCAATGGGCGGAGGCAGGTCCGTTCGATGTGATCTTCGCCAACGCCGTGCTGCAATGGGTACCGGATCACGCGACGTTGCTGCCTGCGCTGGCAAGCAAGCTGTCAGCGGGTGGCAGTATGGCGATCCAGATGCCCGACAACCTCAACGAACCCTCACATCGACTGATGCGCGAAGTCGCCACCAATGGCCCGTGGGCGAGCAGGCTCACTGGCGCGGCAGAGCAACGTACCGACATGGCCAGCGCCAGCCAGTACTTTTCAATGCTGCGTCCGTACTGTGCGCGGGTCGATGTGTGGCGTACGACTTATCACCATCAGTTGTCTGGCGGGGCGGCCGGCGTCGTGGAGTGGTTCAAGGGGAGCGGGTTGATTCCGTTTCTGAGCCCGTTGACCGAAGAGGAACGGGCGCAGTATCTGCAGCAATATCTGGCAGCGGTTGAAGAGGCTTATCCAGCATTGGCCGACGGCTCGGTGCTGTTGCCGTTTCCACGCTTGTTCATTGTTGCGACCCGCTGA
- a CDS encoding sensor domain-containing diguanylate cyclase — MPLRSPLYSQRSLVLTLVALLGAGFLATSLLSYFASRASIRDNIVNTELPLTSDTVYSEIQKDLVRPILISSMMSRDTFMRDWVVNGEQNPEQMTRYLDEVMTHYGAYTAFFVSDSTHTYYHAKGVLKQVKVDEPRDAWYFRVRDMKDPYEINVDPDLANKDNLTFFINYKVYDYHDRFIGAAGVGLTVDAVIKLIDKYQQRYQRSVYFVDTFGRLVLTGAEGGPQGAHIGQSLGELDSMKSLISQLPKPHSGSYEYSTHGQGHFLNVRFIPELNWYLFVDKREDGALSEIRQSLYLNLLICLLVTVIVLVLLNRVIERYQNKIQALATLDSLTGLPNRRGFDILAAQALHEAQRETRPLTALLLDLDHFKALNDTHGHMAGDQVLLGFARDLQSCLRHADIVCRWGGEEFIVLLKDTDGDTGQKIAEKIRQHAEQHEYAYNGHSLNLTVSIGATTVQRDDTLHSLLSRADHAMYRAKHTGRNRTCVEMPHSTYA, encoded by the coding sequence ATGCCGCTTCGTTCACCGCTGTACTCGCAACGCTCACTGGTGCTGACCCTGGTCGCGCTGCTCGGCGCCGGTTTCCTCGCCACGTCGTTGCTCAGCTACTTCGCTTCGCGGGCGTCGATTCGCGACAACATCGTCAACACCGAACTGCCACTGACCTCCGACACGGTCTATTCGGAAATCCAGAAGGATCTGGTCCGGCCGATCCTGATTTCTTCGATGATGTCCCGCGACACCTTCATGCGCGACTGGGTGGTCAACGGTGAGCAGAACCCGGAGCAGATGACCCGCTACCTCGACGAGGTCATGACCCATTACGGCGCCTATACGGCGTTTTTCGTCTCCGACAGCACGCACACTTATTACCACGCCAAGGGCGTGCTCAAGCAGGTCAAGGTCGACGAGCCGCGAGATGCCTGGTACTTCCGCGTGCGCGACATGAAAGACCCGTACGAGATCAACGTCGACCCGGATCTGGCCAACAAGGACAACCTGACGTTTTTCATCAACTACAAGGTTTACGACTACCACGATCGGTTCATCGGCGCGGCGGGTGTCGGGCTGACCGTCGACGCAGTGATCAAGCTGATCGACAAATATCAGCAGCGCTATCAACGCAGCGTGTACTTCGTTGACACCTTCGGGCGCCTGGTCCTCACCGGCGCCGAGGGCGGGCCGCAAGGTGCGCACATCGGCCAGAGCCTCGGCGAGCTGGACAGCATGAAGAGCCTGATCAGCCAGCTGCCAAAACCGCACAGCGGCAGTTATGAATATTCCACCCACGGGCAGGGGCATTTCCTCAACGTGCGGTTTATTCCAGAGCTGAACTGGTACCTGTTCGTAGATAAACGTGAAGACGGCGCCTTGAGCGAAATCCGCCAGTCGCTGTACCTCAATCTGCTGATCTGCCTGCTGGTGACGGTGATCGTGCTGGTGCTGCTCAACCGGGTGATCGAACGCTACCAGAACAAAATCCAGGCGTTGGCCACGCTCGACAGCCTCACCGGCCTGCCCAACCGCCGCGGCTTCGATATTCTCGCTGCGCAGGCGTTGCACGAAGCCCAGCGCGAGACCAGACCGCTGACTGCGCTGCTGCTCGATCTCGATCACTTCAAGGCGTTGAACGACACCCATGGTCACATGGCTGGCGATCAGGTGTTGCTCGGCTTCGCCCGCGATCTGCAAAGCTGTCTGCGCCACGCCGACATCGTCTGCCGCTGGGGCGGTGAGGAGTTTATCGTGTTGTTAAAGGACACCGACGGCGACACCGGTCAGAAAATTGCCGAGAAGATCCGCCAACACGCCGAGCAACACGAATATGCCTACAACGGCCACAGCCTGAATCTGACCGTGAGCATCGGCGCGACCACCGTGCAACGCGATGACACCTTGCACAGTCTGCTGTCGCGGGCCGATCATGCGATGTACCGGGCCAAGCACACCGGCCGCAACCGCACTTGCGTGGAAATGCCTCACTCGACTTATGCCTGA
- a CDS encoding DUF4142 domain-containing protein yields MSRMATRLRTVSFATLLGLCASSAFAQSPAEFINDASAKGMADIEASRQAHGKTESKEVKDYTIVVINDRTTANQHLAKIARKLDLPVAPREELADKAKELMPEVKDGATFEQAYAASQVKATEEAITQIQQQAQTTDVPEIKAFADETLPKLQSHLEKARALQASR; encoded by the coding sequence ATGAGCCGGATGGCCACCCGTTTACGTACCGTCAGTTTTGCAACCCTGCTGGGCCTGTGCGCCAGCAGTGCGTTCGCCCAGTCGCCTGCCGAATTCATCAATGATGCTTCCGCCAAAGGCATGGCCGACATCGAAGCCAGCCGTCAGGCCCACGGCAAGACCGAATCCAAAGAGGTCAAGGATTACACCATCGTCGTCATCAACGACCGCACCACGGCCAACCAGCACCTGGCGAAAATCGCCAGGAAGCTCGACTTGCCGGTCGCGCCCCGCGAAGAGCTCGCCGACAAGGCCAAGGAATTGATGCCGGAAGTGAAGGATGGCGCGACCTTCGAGCAGGCCTACGCGGCCAGTCAGGTCAAAGCCACCGAAGAAGCCATCACCCAGATCCAGCAACAGGCACAGACCACCGACGTGCCGGAAATCAAAGCGTTTGCCGATGAGACTTTGCCAAAACTGCAAAGCCACCTGGAGAAGGCCCGGGCTCTACAGGCCAGTCGCTAA
- a CDS encoding helix-turn-helix transcriptional regulator, whose translation MLELNLSTPAEIVKRLCGRLRIERLALEMTQADVAARAGIGINTVSNLESGRNVGFENLVRVAMVLGRGKELEDLFQPKIETLDDILRYENSAKRQRIKRKPDNA comes from the coding sequence ATGCTGGAGCTTAATCTCAGCACGCCCGCCGAAATCGTCAAACGCCTATGCGGTCGGCTTCGTATAGAACGGCTCGCTCTGGAAATGACCCAGGCTGATGTGGCCGCACGGGCCGGTATCGGAATCAACACCGTGTCCAATCTGGAGTCTGGACGCAACGTCGGGTTCGAGAATCTGGTGCGCGTTGCGATGGTGCTTGGCCGAGGAAAAGAACTCGAAGACTTGTTCCAGCCCAAGATCGAAACCCTGGACGATATCCTGCGTTACGAAAACAGCGCCAAGCGTCAGCGCATCAAAAGGAAACCTGACAATGCTTGA
- a CDS encoding low affinity iron permease family protein encodes MKFAKIAQKLALWAGSPKTFMGALILIGLWGLSGPIFGYNDTWQLIINTSTTIITFLMVFLIQNTQNRDTDILHLKLDELLRVNKEAQNAMLGLEALDLKQLEELRKHYRSLGENQVFELEGLGDKSKPKQDLNEC; translated from the coding sequence ATGAAATTTGCAAAAATCGCCCAAAAACTGGCCCTGTGGGCCGGTAGCCCGAAGACCTTTATGGGCGCATTGATTCTGATCGGGTTATGGGGTTTGAGCGGACCGATTTTTGGTTACAACGATACCTGGCAACTGATCATCAACACCTCGACCACGATCATCACGTTCCTGATGGTTTTCCTGATCCAGAACACGCAAAACCGTGACACCGACATCCTGCACCTAAAGCTCGATGAGCTGCTGCGGGTCAACAAGGAAGCGCAGAACGCAATGCTCGGGCTGGAAGCGCTGGACCTCAAGCAACTGGAGGAATTGCGCAAGCACTATCGCTCGCTGGGGGAGAACCAAGTGTTCGAGCTTGAGGGGCTCGGTGACAAGAGCAAGCCAAAGCAGGATTTGAATGAGTGCTGA
- a CDS encoding type II toxin-antitoxin system HipA family toxin codes for MLEKVDVYYEGWGERWLWGSLVSTTALNGRPLIVFEYSDEAKTKGLELSSLRLPLAGGKLRRDFPSHQMGLPGPVYDALPDGWGMLLMDRLFKRRGLNAARIGPLERLAYVGANAMGAMSFEPVAPELMVPATHDSIELLAAEVREVLDGDGAQLLQKLLLVGGSPQGARPKALIYRDRETGTFTTAAVSGFEAWLVKFPGQGEHPEVCAVEMAYSECLRLCGIETPDSQHFRLPDGMAAFASRRFDRQDGLRIPMQSLAALTGADFRSPGALDYVNFLRATHYCTNDVREKALAFERAVFNVAFNNRDDHPKNFAYLMASSGEWKLSPAFDVTFCEGPGGYHQMDVMGEALEIGRKEILRLSQEAEISIDKAEDAIDRICAVASRFSAIAAELLPNEITPETLQVIQGRIDTNIALLR; via the coding sequence ATGCTTGAGAAAGTGGACGTTTATTACGAGGGTTGGGGTGAGCGCTGGCTTTGGGGCTCGCTTGTTTCTACTACAGCCTTGAACGGGCGCCCGCTGATCGTGTTTGAGTACAGCGATGAGGCGAAGACAAAAGGCCTGGAACTGTCCTCGCTTCGCCTGCCGTTAGCGGGTGGGAAGCTGAGGCGAGATTTTCCATCGCATCAAATGGGTCTCCCCGGCCCGGTCTATGACGCGTTGCCGGATGGTTGGGGCATGCTTCTGATGGATCGCTTGTTCAAGCGTCGCGGCCTCAATGCCGCACGCATCGGCCCCCTGGAGCGTTTGGCCTATGTCGGCGCGAACGCGATGGGCGCCATGTCGTTCGAGCCTGTCGCTCCTGAGTTAATGGTACCGGCCACCCATGACTCGATTGAGCTGCTGGCGGCTGAAGTACGCGAAGTGCTCGACGGCGACGGTGCCCAGTTGCTGCAGAAATTATTGTTGGTGGGTGGCTCGCCGCAAGGTGCCAGACCCAAGGCGTTGATCTATCGCGATCGCGAAACCGGGACATTTACCACGGCGGCTGTTTCTGGATTCGAAGCCTGGCTGGTGAAATTCCCCGGTCAGGGCGAGCATCCCGAAGTCTGCGCAGTCGAAATGGCCTATTCAGAATGCCTGCGTTTGTGTGGCATCGAGACGCCTGACAGCCAGCACTTCCGCCTGCCTGATGGAATGGCCGCTTTCGCCAGCAGACGCTTCGACCGACAAGACGGTCTGCGCATCCCCATGCAGAGCTTGGCAGCCTTGACGGGAGCCGACTTTCGTTCCCCTGGCGCATTGGATTACGTGAATTTTCTCCGCGCTACCCATTACTGCACTAATGACGTGCGCGAGAAAGCGCTGGCCTTCGAACGAGCGGTATTCAACGTCGCGTTCAACAACCGGGATGATCATCCGAAGAATTTTGCCTATCTCATGGCGTCTTCCGGCGAGTGGAAGTTGTCACCTGCCTTCGACGTGACCTTTTGCGAAGGGCCCGGCGGTTATCACCAAATGGATGTCATGGGTGAAGCTTTGGAAATTGGCCGCAAAGAGATCCTGAGGCTTTCGCAGGAAGCGGAAATATCAATCGATAAAGCGGAGGATGCGATAGATCGAATATGCGCCGTTGCCAGCCGGTTTTCGGCAATCGCTGCCGAGCTGCTTCCTAACGAGATAACCCCGGAGACTTTGCAAGTCATCCAGGGCAGGATCGATACCAACATCGCCCTCCTTCGTTGA
- a CDS encoding cysteine-rich CWC family protein, which produces MAKPDHCPACGARNDCSLADPRTADRACWCYGVTIDPAVLEALPPALRNQSCLCPRCAQVEAQLQAGRRPIP; this is translated from the coding sequence ATTGCAAAACCCGACCATTGCCCGGCCTGCGGCGCCCGTAACGACTGCAGCCTGGCTGACCCGCGCACGGCCGACCGCGCATGCTGGTGCTACGGCGTGACGATCGACCCGGCGGTGCTCGAGGCATTGCCGCCAGCGCTGCGCAACCAGTCCTGCCTGTGTCCACGTTGCGCGCAGGTCGAGGCGCAACTGCAAGCAGGCCGGCGCCCGATCCCGTAA
- a CDS encoding LysE family translocator, with the protein MTPSLLMAVLASGFIYGITPGPGVLAVFGIGAAHGRRAGAGFLCGHLLGDVVWCSTALIAIVGAREIGSTAFDVLGVLSALYLFWLGWRAVRAQRRNGDEAQGAARQPFWHGIVFGLTNPKAYPVAVATFTALLSSRAELLNWSMLPALIALSFVGGALAYAILVGVVGAHRVRKVYQRHELLITRLCGVMFIGFAINALMHALPGLMPNKG; encoded by the coding sequence ATGACTCCATCGTTGCTTATGGCCGTGCTGGCCTCGGGTTTCATCTATGGCATTACCCCAGGGCCCGGCGTGCTGGCGGTGTTTGGCATCGGTGCGGCGCATGGGCGGCGGGCCGGGGCGGGGTTTTTGTGTGGGCATTTGCTCGGTGATGTGGTCTGGTGCAGCACGGCGTTGATCGCGATTGTCGGCGCCCGTGAAATCGGCAGCACGGCGTTCGATGTGCTCGGTGTGCTTAGCGCGCTGTATCTGTTCTGGCTCGGCTGGCGTGCGGTGCGTGCGCAACGGCGCAATGGCGACGAAGCGCAAGGCGCCGCGCGTCAGCCGTTCTGGCACGGCATTGTCTTCGGTCTGACCAATCCCAAGGCCTACCCGGTGGCCGTGGCGACGTTCACTGCGCTGCTGTCGAGCCGCGCCGAACTGCTCAACTGGTCGATGCTGCCGGCGCTGATTGCCCTGAGTTTCGTTGGCGGCGCGCTGGCTTACGCGATTCTGGTGGGCGTGGTCGGCGCCCATCGCGTGCGCAAGGTTTATCAGCGTCACGAACTGTTGATCACTCGCCTGTGCGGGGTGATGTTCATCGGTTTCGCCATCAACGCGCTGATGCATGCGCTGCCGGGTTTGATGCCGAACAAGGGTTGA
- a CDS encoding alpha/beta fold hydrolase yields MRPEIAVLDIQGQYRVYTEFYRADAAEKTIILVNGSMATTASFAQTVKNLHPQFNVVCYDQPYAGRSKAHNRHEKHLTKEVEGQILLELIDHFAAEHVLSFSWGGAATLVALAQQPRRIERAVISSFSPVINAHMLDYLERGVDYLGNLDRDRVGHLVNNTIGKHLPSLFKRFNYRHVSSLAEHEYGQMHFHINDVLHSDRQCYLNAAKKITVPVLFLNGEWDEYTAAEDARLFGNHVAQSTFTTLQATGHFLDMEHKAACRDSQNALLGFLKPAQQTSRTRYSYVQGQHALAI; encoded by the coding sequence ATGAGGCCAGAAATCGCTGTGCTGGATATACAGGGTCAGTATCGGGTTTACACGGAGTTCTATCGCGCAGACGCCGCAGAAAAGACCATCATCCTGGTCAACGGCTCGATGGCCACGACTGCGTCGTTTGCCCAGACGGTGAAAAACCTGCACCCGCAATTCAACGTGGTCTGCTACGACCAGCCCTACGCCGGTCGCTCGAAAGCCCACAACCGCCATGAGAAACATCTGACCAAGGAAGTCGAAGGGCAGATCCTGCTGGAGCTGATCGACCACTTTGCCGCCGAACACGTGCTGTCGTTTTCATGGGGCGGTGCCGCCACGCTGGTCGCCCTCGCCCAGCAGCCACGACGCATCGAAAGGGCCGTGATCAGCTCGTTCTCGCCGGTGATCAACGCACACATGCTCGATTACCTTGAGCGCGGCGTCGATTACCTCGGCAATCTGGATCGCGACCGCGTCGGCCATCTGGTCAACAACACCATCGGCAAACATTTGCCGTCGCTGTTCAAGCGCTTCAATTATCGCCACGTCAGCAGCCTGGCCGAGCATGAATACGGGCAGATGCATTTCCACATCAACGATGTGCTGCACAGCGACCGCCAGTGCTACTTGAACGCAGCGAAGAAGATCACCGTCCCGGTGCTGTTTCTGAACGGCGAATGGGACGAATACACCGCCGCCGAAGACGCACGCCTGTTCGGCAACCATGTGGCGCAGAGCACGTTCACCACCTTGCAAGCCACCGGGCATTTTCTCGACATGGAACACAAAGCCGCGTGCCGCGACAGCCAGAACGCCTTGCTCGGCTTTCTGAAACCGGCGCAGCAGACCAGCCGAACGCGTTACTCGTATGTGCAGGGCCAACATGCATTGGCTATTTGA